The window GAATGTGCAGTAAGTATGCTTATCGAAAATGCGAAATGAGAAGACATTGCTACGGATTTGAGTTGCTCTCTGAGTTAAGCGTGGTTTTCCAATACCATGTGTGATACATATATAGGATAATGTTCACTAGAATGTGTGTCTGATAGTGTTTGCCAAGTGATTATGGGAGCCATGTAGGACCTACAAAGAGTTAAATCCACAGCACTGGCAGATGCACCAGGGGGATATTCTCGTGggagatccatcatttaataaTGTAAGATCATATTGCTGAAACTCATATAGGAGGTAAAGTCCCCTTGGTCTATCATGCTCACTTCCCCATAACGTATAGTGGCAATTAAAGGCTCTGAAGATAACAACGTGATCTAAAACGTCAAATTGACAAATATGATGTGCCCATTGATTTGCGGTAATGTAAACATCGGGAGGGAAGTAGACATTAATGAAATGAATATTACTGTGCGTAACACCTATGGCGAAAGTACAAGGAATTTGGTAAGTGAGAGGTAAAATATGGCAGGGAAGATTTTTTTGAACACCAGCACTAACTGGTCCATCTTGTCGTTCGAGATTGAAACCCGGTAAATGAAATGAGGAAGAGCTAAAAAACCATGTTTCCTGAAGGATAATGATATTAGAAAAGGTTTCGTGGATTAATAATTGTAACTCATGTTTTTAAGAACTATGCTTCTTGCATTCCACTGTAAATTGCGAATCATACTATGCCATCATATAAACTATTCGATCCCTTAAATGATGTATAGCATGTGAAAGTTGCCTCTGTCCTCCGACACTTTGTAATAGCAGGCCTATGTTTTTTAGAATTTCTTGCTGAAGTTGATTTTTTCTGATGCAGAATAGTTGCCTGTTGTAATTCTGAAGTGCTGATACTCATAGAAGTgggagcggtagaagaagaaggggaaggtTCAGTAGGGGTCACCTGATGGGATAGATAGACTGACCCCAGTGAGGGGATTCGTTCATTGCGTTAAAGTGCCATATATCCCTCCGTACCAAAGCCGGGGATTGGAGTGGGTCGTGGAGATTGCATTACCACATGGGCGAATTTTCTTTTTCTAGGATTTTCCGGAGGAAGTGATGTAGAGGGGTCGTTTCGTGGAAGGGGGAGTTGTGTGGATGCTGCTGTGGATAGTAAATGGGTAGCGCAACTTTCGCTTTAGCCTCCTCAACGAAAGGTAATCCGTACTCATAACTTTTTTATTTCTTGCTGGTATTCATGCTCTGGACATCCGATGGATACGGTTGAATGACTACCGTTACAACACGCACATTTTTTAAACTGTTCGGTACATTGATTGGTAGGATGTACAAGTGAACACTTTCTGCAACTGACAAATTGAGCTTTGCATTGTTTTTTCTGTGTGACCATACCGTTGGTATTTTCGACATAATATGGGTGCAAAAGTGAACTGTTCAACTTGTTAATATACACTAAAAAGAGATGCGTATTGTGGCAGAGCCTGGGTTCGAAAATTAATTTTGACATACCCTGTAGGCAGATACTCAATATGCTCATTATATACTACCCATCTGTTGAATCTTTGCACTGACTTAATGAGAACAGTAGATTGTACGTATGTGAGTATTTCATCTTCCGTGAGGTTTTTATCAACTTCTCGGATCAAGCCAACTCTTAGTACATTTGAAGGCGGAATATATGGTTTTAAATTTAATGTATCGAGAATGGAATGGCACAAAAAATCATTAGCTTGCAAGGCAGTAGTAAATGTCACTTTCAAACGATTCCTCCACTTTCGGGTAATGGTTAAAGCATTTTCCCTAGGGTGTATCTAAACAAGATGCTGGTTATTCTTGGATTCGACGAACACGTTAAATGGCCCATAATGATTCGGGGGTTAAAATTCCCTTTCTATTTGAACATTAGAACCGTTGTCCACTTGGTTGCTCTGTTGAGCAGGTGTTTGTTAATTATGAAGTTGTTGAACTTCAGAGCTTTAAAGCGATTGAAACTTCTACTTCCTGATTCATTGGTATTTGATCATTCAAAATATGTCCGCCTCCTCCGTTGAAGGCGGCCACCGTACTCACAAATAACTAACAATTAATACTGATTGAGGAACACACACAATATCACAAATGTAGAGGAAGCACACGTGATACACTCAGCGCACTAGTGAACTGAAACGAATGGTTTGAATGCTCCGCACGAACACTTAAAAAACTCACTAACGTAACAAAAACGGTATGCAAGACCTCGGTAATCCTCAATGCACCACGCGAAACGGatacaaataaatttcaaactaTTTTCCGAAGTTCAAACACCTCTTTACGGTTGCTAAGTTAAACACAATACCATCTTCAAGACCGCCTTGCTTTGCCCTGCATTAGATGATCGCTCAAaacttgatgttggtgccacgcttggccggtagaaacatagggagcgccctatctatctgtttgtatgctcGAAGATTGATGTCCTAACGGTTTTTATACACGTAGAACAGAACATAATAAATTTCACTTTAAGTAAATAAAATTATGTGGtgtccagtcctcgaagtttacgTCGATTTGTAaaacatttagtccagtatttgtgtTGAAAAATGACTTGAATGGTTTTATTTAGATAAAAACTAACACAACATCAATAACACGTCTGTATtcattcactgccacctcgattCGCCCCCCAAATATCTTCATTTGCTCTTTTACAGTGCTTCTAAACCATACTAAGTAAACAATTTTCAGAGTTTTCATCTCTCTGCTAATTGATACAAAATAATACACATTTGATAAAAGGAATTTTATAATTTACTGGAAGGCATTCTATGGTCACTTCAGATATCTGTCATTACTGCTCACTGTTTAATAAAGAATATTTATATACACTCTGCAAGAATATCTTTGAGGAGGGTAATAAATGTCACATATTTAAATTCATATGGTTTTCATTAGCATTTGTATTCACACactggtttaaaatttaatttgcacTGCATGTATAAAACATACAATATACACtttgattaaaataatgtattttttgCTTGATGTACGAAAATATTTTATGGAAGAACACATTTCTTACTAGTAGCGTCAAATATAGATGTACTGGGACATGTGTAATGATTCATAATATAATCTCCACTTGATGATGGTGAACATATATAATAGTATTTATTACTCAAAGGATCTGGAAATCGACCAGAAGCAGTACATTCGAATCCTGCTGATGGAGTGCTTTCTCCAGATACTGTAATTGAAGTGGTAGTACTTCCAGCGCAAACAACAGATCCTAATGAACACTTGTTTATTGAAGAATCAAATAATGAACCTGATGGACAAGTGTAAAGATACTGAATATACCCTCCCGTAGATGATATTGAGCATATCCAATAGTTGGAACAGTTCCTGGCATCAGGAAATCTTCCAGCTGCTGAACACTGAAATGGTGTTTCTGTGGTAGGCGTTGTGATacttgttgttgtggttgttggaGTAGTTGTTGTCGGTGTTGTGGTCattggagttgttgttgttgttgttggtactGTGCATATGTCTGCAGGATCAGTACACTCCAACCAACAGCCCATGCTACAAACTGTAGGAGTGGGGCATTGCCATATATCTCCTACTGGTGGTCCGTCATCAATACACAGCTGAACCTCAGTACCACTTACACAGTAAAATCCATTCTCATTACATTTTTGCCCATAAGTCACTGGCAATGATGATATGAAGAGAATCTGCAACAAATATAATGACTTTTACATATATATTTCTGGGTATAATTTATATTcaagaattttttaaatattggcTTTAATAGGACTAGTACATATTTTATGAGGTGTTCAAACCCTGACTTTTCCGCTTCTGCATTTACTCAAAAGACAGAAAGTACattttttcaaaatattcacaTTCTGTGTCAACGATGTTTGTCTCACGTTGTTTCGGTATAAGAAAATTCATGACTTCATACTTCTAAACCTTTGAGGAACAGAAGTTtttcttcttcagattttgaaAGGCAAATTGGCAATTACAAAGGCAATGCATCAACACAAACTGGCATTTCTAAAAAAGAAAAATGTCAGTAAAAGATAAAAAATGACAGGGTGGTTTCATTTTAGACCACTGTGTCTATAGGTCACTGCTTGGCAGTGTGAGCCTTTTTACTCATATTACACACACTTTCACATGAATATTTACTGATAGAACTTTTACTGGCTAAGAGGGAGAAAAGAATGTCCACCTATTCGATACCTGTTAAATAAACACTGGTTATTTTTATTAAATGTTGGAAGTAGTTATGAGCCTTCTATTTGGGTCATCTTCAACCTTACTCACAAGATGAAAAAATATTACATGAAATTCAATCACCAATTGTacactgtccgactccatggctaaattgtcagcgtgctggcctttggcccagcgggtcccgggttctattcctggctgggtcgggaattttaaccttaattagtcaattccgatggctcgggggctgtgattgtgtgccgtcttcatcattagaattcatcatatatagggcctcatcctcacagagacgcaagtcgcctgtacggcgtcaactcgaaagacctgcacaagaccTCTTGGAAGGCCTCACGCCATTAATTATTTAaaccaataatacactgaaattggCATGTCTTAGACTTGTTTATATAATACGCTTATTAGCACATGTGAGTCGTAGTTGAATTGTAGTTGTTTACACATACATCTGGAGTTAAATGGGGTAACTTATTCTAGTTGGGAATAGTCAAGAAGTAACACAGTACATTAGGATGGAAACACAAtcacaattaaaaattaaaactaaaataacACGTTAAAAGCAACTTCCAGCATTACGTAGGTATTACAATGTCTTTTGATATGTTTATAGGCCTTAAATTAATACTGATTTTAGATTTTTGTCATATAAGTGGTGGATGTGTTGATGCACAAATTATGTTTAGTAGCTAAGGCATGCTACTAGCAATTTACGTGATGTTCAAAAGGGACATTCATATCTGAAAGATGAGTAAGTGGACTTCCGATCAAAGAGTAGGGATCCGTCAATTCCGTATAGAGTGAATATCtgggaaaaagaaaattgaaaggtCGAGAGAATTGTGAAAATTTAAATGGAaacaacttacttacttacttacttacttacttacttacttacttacttacttacttacttacttacttacttacttacttacgtacctactccatggctctacggtcctttaaggaccttggccccCTTGACCACAGCtttccagtcgtcccggtcttcagcacggccacgccacctcctgactccaacagtCCTCAGATCTGTCTCCACATcttccagccatctcatccggggccgacttTCCTTCTCCTGCCctcagggtgtcctgtcagtgctttccttggaagtcttccctcctccacccgttgtacatgccccagccatccaattcttCTTATTTTGATTGAGGTCACCAAGTCTGGCtccttgtacaataatgttatttcttcatttgttctgattctccataaatatCCCTCCTTCAACGGTCCAAATAtattcctcagtactttcctttcccacacatttaatctcctctctgtggtctcagtcaatacccatgcctcactcccgtACATAaacactggtttaattattgttttgtagagagtcagttttaatttcctgcttaagtttttacttctcagaaggggatacagtgccctgtaggatctgttggcagccttaattcgatttacaatatctgtctcaactttattttctgatgttattactgagccaagatatgtgaagctatctactgcttcaaaggtgtaaccatccacttggagtttttcagtgttctttCCACTTTCCacttagatttagcctcacttatttccaagcccaaggacccagccgggatctttcagctccctcaaggcagttgtgaGTGCCTCGTTAcctctagcagatatcaccacatcatctgcataagccaaaatttggatcagtctattgtatatattaccacccggattagtagttactgatcttacagctttctccaacactagattaaataacactggtgataaggggtctccttGCCTTAGgtcttcttcggttctgaaagatcttgacagacttccctgcaattttacctgacttctgctgttctccagggtcatcttagtcaagtttattaacttctgtgggaatttaaactccttcattgtttcccacaatgtcgatcccttaactttgtcataggcttgtttaaaatctataaaatgaTGTCCTAGTCGAACGATGTATTCGTATGTCTTtcccagagtcattctcatggtgaaaatatggtccatcgtcgatcttccaggtctaaaaccagattggtactcccctataattctttctgctctactactaactctctttgttatggctgtagagaggattttgtatactatactcagtaaggatatacctcgataattcttgcattgcatgcgtgaccccttcttatgtatagggcatatatttgctagtgtccagccCTCCGGCATTGTgactgtttcccatacctttttaattatctcatgtattttccttaccaacacttctcctccatgttttaccatttctgccgttatgaggtcattccctggggctttactgctcttcaattgttttataatttctcttattcttcaatcgatggtgatcccatatcgtcttcatcctcatctccattctcctcattccTCTCTTCCTTCTCACACTCGTCTCagtattcaccctcctcatctctctctgaagttttaATACGGCCTGATCCTTctgtttcttcatttattggtctgacaaaaagtaatgtttcaaaatgttttgcccatttttccagaattcgttcttttcCAACACTGAGTCTATCAGTTTCATCCTTAAGCATTTTCACTCTAGggtgatatcccttctttacttgtccaaccccatggaagaaaatactaccttgtttgttttcaaaattcttctgcacttcatccactctctccctttcttctattcttttcttgttccttataaTGTCTTttctattctccgtttctcttttaaaaactgccatattatttcgagtgggtctctgtagcattctttgtcgggcaagatttctctcttccagaaccttacccacttcttcgtcataccatttatttctactctgtttccttctctctccaagtacttcctgcgccgttgtatttattgctagcattgctagcttggtttcctcccacgTTGTGTTGATGTctacatctccgtttctgcccatctgtaactttctttgcagccggtctctatacttttcctcctccttctcatcccttaacagttctacattatagatcttgctcaactctgtccctgggtttagttgccagtctttctcggaacttgatcctcaccagtatgtgatctgaatcactgtctgcaccacacatacttctcacatccattatattggaggcatgtcgcgcatctatcagcaaatggtctatctggttctttgtcagactatccggtgatatccatgtctctttatggatctccttatggggaaaacatgtgctcttaatcaccagctccttgctaaaggcaaattcaatcaatttccacccgttttcattggattcttggtgcttactgtgatatcctgccactggacggttttctttctctttgcctactttggcattataatcccctaagacaactttaacatcatacttgggcaacttgtcatatacttgctccatttttcatagaactgttctttctcttcctcttcggcatcctttgttggggcatggacaataattagtgatatgttggcaaatctccctctcaatcttaaccggcatagtctggggcttattgcttcatattcaatcacattatgactgaccgatttcttgaccataaaccatgttcctattctattttattcctccccactattgaacaaaatatagtgctgtagatctgtcacctcgattgtcttccatcttatctcctgtaatgctgctacaacaatctgatatttaagtaattcctcctccagtTTTCTACTAGCCCCAGCCTGAAATATGCTtgtcacattccatgttccaatatatatgtatcgttgccatttagcgcgctttagtcgtcgtaagtttgggaccgtcctgttatcttgatttggtttctgaacaatatgtagttttgtggaaGTGGAGTTGTTAGcgccacgtaccaacccccaacctggaggactagggtatcactcttagtctggatcatcaccttagacctgtctggCTTGGGtagccctaccaggagcatatgctcccgccggcatagctccaaagatcatttgaacacgcaagcctccaaaacacctgACAAAATTTATTTtaccttcgtcaaggtggtgataccatcgggaggaaatggaaacaacaaaaataaataatatatgatTGTATGGGACTCACCCCCTGGTGCTTCTATGCTAGCGTGTGAACAAGTGAAGACAACACTAAAACCAATAGCGGTGATTAGGGGACGACGGAGGCAGTTGCCCCCCACTTTGTGTAGAAAAAAATACAGTTTTATTCTCTTTTAGCGAGCTGAaattaggaattataggaattattaaaaaagaaagCAATTTTTACAAGTCATGTTGTCTTATCAgacaattctttcctttattttctttaattaataacaaaattattaccggaaatacgcacaaaatgccgttcgtcgcggctaaccgatttgtatagcggcacagcaagtagtgcagacttagcatgtgctgtgaggaagggcagcagagGTATATGtttttccaaggtcatggacacaggtatgatttaTCCGCTTggcacgcgcattcgtcagtctggcagcctctttagTGTCGgttgtttcttagtgtgtagtcagatattaaatgattttaattgcataataacACCGTAgttttatttaattgtaaaacatgtgtaatattgttcgttTAGTGAAAAttgtattgtacagtattgaatcagaATCTCTAAAAGCTATTATTACCACAATTTGGTACACTGTCAACCTTTAACTCTGtgccgaaattcgctcagagagcacagCAAGTAGTGCTTGTgtaaaacttaccactttgtagcttgtTTGCAGTTTCGATGTATATACACCCCCTACATCCCCCGagccactatatcccacaaacccgagtactttttgttgtctgtacatttacCCCCCACTTCTAACTGCCAATCACCGCTACTGACTAAAACTAATCGTTCAAAGAGAGCAATGACATGGTTTAAGATGCTGGGAAATGAGAAAGGAGCGAGGAGAGGCAGGTAGGGGACGGAGGCGTGACGGTATTTAAGTTGAAGGGTTTGGTGTATTTCTTTTAAGTTCTTGTTCCTTATAAATGGGAATGATTGTATCAAACAGAATATTGGACTTCTCATTAATCTCGTTAATATTGAAGTTAGGATTAAACTATTGATCTATATGAATGTATTGGTTTTCGAAGATTTTGAGCACTGCATCTTCCTTCtcaatttttaaaatacttaaatcTTGGTTAATAGATGTAAAGCAATGCTTAGACTCTGATATATGTTGCGCTATTGCAGAAAGCCGATTTTACTTAACAGCATTATCAGGCTCTATATACCTTATTAGAAAATTACTGCCTATTTGACCTACATAAGAAATTTTACAGTTTTGGCATCAGCGTTTATAGACACGGTCAGGACTGTACCCATTAAACTAGCAACTGACAGTATGATGTTTAATTGCTCACAAAGGTCTCTTGTAAACAAGGGAATAGTAAGAGCTCTGTTAATCATATTGTATGTAGCATGTTTCCTTTTCTGAATTTGGGGATGGATGGAATCTCTTTGAATAGTGGTAACCGTTTGAGTGTGCTTTCTTAAAATATGACAAGGTAGCAGATCAAAAACAATATGTGAGTCTATGGCATTTAAATTTGATAAAGTAAAGGCTGCAACTACTAGGtttagtcaaatacagtagaggcaatacgtgacactcggcgagatatcgaaggacagctattagagctctctctagcggattgacctgagaactactgattctgtcataagagcacgtgtatttgcgtgtgcatttttggtgttatttatgcgttttcagtgagttgacgtaattaaatacTAGCGTGTGTAATTCCTTGAtgtctcctctcaacatgaggggaaaggtatgtccTGTGTTTGGCTatagtaactatgaagtagagaagaatgcgtggtctttcttccgtttaccccgtgacaagaaaatttaagtaatattgtgtttgcatatatattcttccagtggcaaagagattcataatcttctgacatgctcgacccatattttaactggcttaacatataatacgcatattttattgtatagtgcagcagttaaccttcaataccgatgtgttattgtaggtgtgatctgtgggtttgagttaattcaggaaaatacatatgcatatgagtgtggctggttgtgttccaagttacctcatttggaatgccgtaatgcgttgtcaagcgctgaagaaaatatgggtgatttaagaaatgtacatattttgttgaaacaatatgatgcaaatttgctttaccctaatgtaatggcattatggcaagtattgcttatagggaaagtttaaacgtttttgaggctaaatttatagattttctttctgctagtaggctttaagttaaaaggaaaattgtccagctcttaaatgtaaattcattgaatcatgtgtgtaaggaatgtgccgatatttttgttgacaagtgttttaatatgatgatacaatgctttaaaaagagaaaaaagaaacatctagccgtaaacgttcaggcaggaattcta is drawn from Anabrus simplex isolate iqAnaSimp1 chromosome 1, ASM4041472v1, whole genome shotgun sequence and contains these coding sequences:
- the LOC136858585 gene encoding probable endochitinase isoform X3 codes for the protein MSTQAIAQQILFISSLPVTYGQKCNENGFYCVSGTEVQLCIDDGPPVGDIWQCPTPTVCSMGCWLECTDPADICTVPTTTTTTPMTTTPTTTTPTTTTTSITTPTTETPFQCSAAGRFPDARNCSNYWICSISSTGGYIQYLYTCPSGSLFDSSINKCSLGSVVCAGSTTTSITVSGESTPSAGFECTASGRFPDPLSNKYYYICSPSSSGDYIMNHYTCPSTSIFDATSKKCVLP
- the LOC136858585 gene encoding probable endochitinase isoform X1, yielding MPVHPALQLLHPLHQCRSHVQQLEDFPMKMIPEDIIFVQELDLLLLHTITPVQILFISSLPVTYGQKCNENGFYCVSGTEVQLCIDDGPPVGDIWQCPTPTVCSMGCWLECTDPADICTVPTTTTTTPMTTTPTTTTPTTTTTSITTPTTETPFQCSAAGRFPDARNCSNYWICSISSTGGYIQYLYTCPSGSLFDSSINKCSLGSVVCAGSTTTSITVSGESTPSAGFECTASGRFPDPLSNKYYYICSPSSSGDYIMNHYTCPSTSIFDATSKKCVLP
- the LOC136858585 gene encoding probable endochitinase isoform X2, with product MKNSISTLLILFISSLPVTYGQKCNENGFYCVSGTEVQLCIDDGPPVGDIWQCPTPTVCSMGCWLECTDPADICTVPTTTTTTPMTTTPTTTTPTTTTTSITTPTTETPFQCSAAGRFPDARNCSNYWICSISSTGGYIQYLYTCPSGSLFDSSINKCSLGSVVCAGSTTTSITVSGESTPSAGFECTASGRFPDPLSNKYYYICSPSSSGDYIMNHYTCPSTSIFDATSKKCVLP